Proteins encoded by one window of Candidatus Obscuribacter sp.:
- a CDS encoding amidohydrolase, with product MRKIDIHTHILPRDLPDWQSKFGYGGFIQLDHHKPCCARMIRDDGKFFRDVEANLWDADARIIDLDETDVKQQVLSTVPVMFSYWAKAKDCYDLSRFLNDHMATVVQAHPHRFYGLGTIPMQDTDLAVKELTRCVKELGLSGVQIGSHVEQYNLSDERLFPVFEAAQELGAAIFVHPWSMMGEEKMTKYWLPWLVGMPAEVSLAICSMIFGGVFERLPALRVAFAHGGGSFPLTLGRITHGYEARPDLCAIDNAHSPAEYIGRFFVDSLVHDPRAFKYILELFGPDHICIGSDYPFPLGEARPGAMLESMHLAQDVKQKLFYGSALKWLGLTEDEGTVLQVSSGQSKNNQNQSANQLDDQLNNQIAESVEDRIWSNEQ from the coding sequence ATGCGCAAAATAGACATCCATACTCACATACTGCCTCGCGATCTCCCTGATTGGCAATCCAAATTTGGCTATGGCGGTTTTATCCAGTTAGACCATCACAAGCCTTGTTGCGCGCGTATGATCCGTGACGATGGCAAATTTTTTAGAGATGTCGAGGCTAATCTTTGGGATGCTGATGCGCGCATAATAGATCTCGATGAGACTGATGTTAAACAGCAGGTGCTCTCTACTGTACCTGTGATGTTTAGCTACTGGGCTAAGGCCAAAGACTGCTATGACTTGTCACGCTTTTTAAACGACCATATGGCGACAGTGGTGCAAGCGCATCCACACCGCTTTTATGGACTGGGCACAATCCCTATGCAGGACACTGATCTGGCTGTCAAAGAGCTTACGCGCTGTGTTAAAGAGTTGGGTCTGAGTGGTGTGCAGATTGGCTCCCATGTGGAGCAATACAATCTCTCAGATGAGAGGCTCTTCCCCGTATTTGAGGCCGCTCAAGAGCTTGGCGCCGCTATATTTGTCCATCCCTGGTCTATGATGGGCGAAGAAAAAATGACCAAATACTGGCTGCCATGGCTGGTTGGCATGCCCGCTGAGGTTTCGCTGGCGATTTGTTCGATGATCTTTGGCGGTGTCTTTGAGCGTCTACCGGCCTTACGTGTTGCCTTTGCCCATGGTGGCGGATCTTTTCCCCTCACTCTTGGTCGTATTACTCATGGATATGAGGCCAGACCTGACCTTTGTGCTATCGACAATGCCCATAGTCCAGCTGAATACATCGGCCGCTTTTTTGTCGACAGTCTGGTGCATGATCCGCGAGCCTTCAAATACATTCTTGAGTTGTTTGGTCCTGATCATATCTGTATCGGCAGCGATTATCCCTTTCCACTGGGCGAAGCCAGACCTGGTGCGATGCTAGAGTCTATGCATCTGGCTCAAGATGTAAAACAAAAACTCTTTTACGGTAGTGCCCTCAAATGGCTCGGACTGACCGAAGATGAAGGCACAGTGCTGCAAGTCTCTAGTGGGCAGAGCAAAAACAATCAAAATCAAAGCGCTAACCAATTAGATGACCAATTAAATAATCAAATCGCCGAATCAGTCGAAGATAGAATCTGGAGCAATGAACAATGA
- the kynU gene encoding kynureninase, with amino-acid sequence MKPSFSFESSLEFARSMDAKDELRSFRDEFILPRDLGAADGQGCVYLTGNSLGLQPVKAREYINAELDDWAKLGVEGHFHARHPWLPYHEFLTDMSAKVVGALPSEVVVMNTLTVNLHLMMVSFYRPSGKRRKIVIEKGAFPSDQYAVASQLKFHGASPDEDLLEFTARPGEDTLRLEDMLALLDKHKDEIALVVLGNVNYLTGQAFDVPALVSKSHAIGAKFGLNLAHGAGNLLLKLHDWQVDFAVWCSYKYLNAGPGGLAGCFVHEMHGKDFELPRFAGWWGHNKESRFKMPDRFDPMPGAEGWQLSNPPIFQLAALRASLELFERATMVKLRAKGDVLTSYLEYLLRLINEEVKADSISIITPASPSERGSQLSLRFKGGKNILEMFKAQGVVCDFREPDIIRATPAPLYNSYEDVYRFAQIVRGFAAEGK; translated from the coding sequence CTGAAGCCATCATTTAGTTTTGAGTCGAGTCTTGAATTTGCTCGCTCGATGGATGCCAAAGACGAGCTTAGAAGTTTTAGAGACGAATTTATTTTGCCTCGTGATTTGGGTGCTGCTGATGGTCAGGGTTGCGTCTATTTGACTGGTAACAGTCTTGGCTTGCAGCCAGTTAAAGCGCGTGAGTATATCAATGCTGAGCTTGATGACTGGGCTAAGCTGGGCGTTGAAGGGCATTTCCATGCAAGGCATCCCTGGTTGCCTTATCACGAATTTCTCACTGATATGTCAGCAAAAGTTGTTGGTGCCTTGCCTTCAGAAGTTGTGGTGATGAATACTCTGACGGTAAACCTGCATCTGATGATGGTTTCGTTTTACAGACCGAGTGGCAAAAGACGCAAAATTGTCATCGAAAAAGGTGCTTTTCCTTCTGACCAGTATGCTGTCGCTTCTCAATTAAAATTTCATGGAGCCAGTCCCGACGAGGATCTCCTGGAGTTTACAGCGCGCCCTGGTGAGGATACTCTCAGACTCGAAGACATGCTTGCCTTGCTCGATAAGCATAAAGACGAGATTGCTTTAGTTGTCCTGGGTAATGTGAACTATCTCACTGGTCAGGCTTTTGATGTGCCAGCGCTTGTGTCTAAGAGCCACGCTATTGGTGCCAAGTTTGGTCTCAATCTAGCTCATGGAGCGGGCAACTTGCTGCTCAAATTGCATGACTGGCAAGTCGACTTTGCTGTCTGGTGCTCTTACAAATATCTCAACGCCGGTCCTGGTGGCCTGGCTGGTTGCTTTGTGCATGAGATGCATGGCAAAGACTTTGAGCTGCCACGCTTTGCTGGCTGGTGGGGTCATAACAAAGAGAGCCGCTTTAAGATGCCGGATCGCTTTGACCCTATGCCCGGTGCCGAAGGCTGGCAGCTATCTAATCCGCCGATTTTTCAACTGGCTGCACTGCGTGCCTCGCTGGAGCTTTTTGAGAGAGCGACTATGGTTAAACTGAGAGCTAAAGGCGACGTTTTGACGAGTTATCTAGAGTATCTTTTGCGTCTTATCAACGAAGAAGTCAAAGCTGATTCGATCTCGATTATTACGCCTGCCAGTCCCTCTGAGCGTGGCTCCCAGCTTAGTCTCAGGTTTAAGGGCGGGAAGAACATCCTTGAGATGTTTAAGGCTCAAGGTGTAGTTTGCGACTTTAGAGAGCCCGATATTATTCGTGCTACTCCTGCACCACTCTATAACTCCTACGAAGACGTCTACCGCTTTGCACAAATAGTCAGAGGCTTTGCCGCGGAGGGCAAATAA
- a CDS encoding FAD-dependent monooxygenase, translating into MALIGAGLVGSLLAVLLAQRGFKVDVFERRPDMRKETISAGRSINLAISTRGIRALAKAGLDTSILSQAVQMPGRMIHPKVAPGKIGDLVFQPYGKDDSEYINSISRATLNKMLMDKAEETGKVNIHFKQKAVDFDFANNFIDVEDESLKRKTIAADIVIGTDGSASHMRDKMMERPGYQFKSERLIYGYKELLIPAAPGGGFKMEKNALHIWPRGSFMLIALPNYEGTFTCTLFLPMEGPVSFATLKDRETVAKFFDDEFADAVPLIDNLLDTFFDNPTGHMDTIKCYPWNIEGSALLLGDAAHGIVPFYGQGANCGFEDLTVLSQCIEDHLTRGGSLYIDHRQNDSLRPDGTSSGTPDGRAADRQPRRLKEGSSNWKSIFEDLVNRRKVNCDAIADMAVENLYEMSDKVADPRFLMAKAVEKILEKKFPGEYKSRYSLVTFSNAPYKLAMDVGIVCDGILKELCADLKTADDVDLVKAKSLIDERLAPLLLTMPRDAMETVKV; encoded by the coding sequence GTGGCTTTAATTGGAGCCGGTCTGGTGGGCTCTCTTCTGGCTGTGCTACTGGCTCAGCGCGGTTTTAAGGTAGATGTTTTTGAGCGTCGTCCGGATATGCGCAAAGAAACCATCTCAGCTGGACGTTCCATCAACCTGGCCATTTCAACTCGAGGCATAAGGGCCCTGGCTAAAGCTGGTCTGGATACTTCTATCCTCTCCCAAGCTGTACAGATGCCAGGGCGGATGATCCACCCCAAAGTCGCTCCCGGCAAAATTGGCGATCTGGTTTTTCAGCCTTATGGTAAGGACGATAGTGAATACATCAACTCTATAAGCCGTGCCACACTCAATAAGATGCTCATGGATAAGGCGGAAGAAACCGGTAAGGTCAATATCCACTTTAAACAAAAAGCAGTTGATTTTGATTTTGCCAATAACTTTATCGACGTCGAAGACGAAAGTCTCAAGCGCAAAACTATTGCTGCCGATATTGTTATTGGTACAGATGGTTCAGCTAGTCATATGCGCGACAAAATGATGGAGCGACCGGGCTATCAATTTAAATCAGAACGACTTATTTACGGCTACAAAGAGTTGCTCATACCGGCTGCCCCAGGTGGTGGCTTTAAGATGGAAAAGAATGCTTTGCATATCTGGCCTCGAGGCAGTTTTATGCTGATTGCTCTGCCCAACTATGAGGGTACTTTTACATGTACGCTTTTTTTGCCAATGGAAGGTCCAGTCAGTTTTGCTACACTCAAAGATAGAGAGACAGTAGCTAAGTTTTTTGATGATGAGTTTGCCGATGCTGTGCCTCTCATCGATAATTTGCTTGATACATTTTTTGATAATCCTACCGGTCATATGGACACTATCAAATGCTATCCCTGGAATATTGAAGGCTCGGCCCTGCTCCTTGGCGATGCTGCTCATGGTATCGTGCCATTTTATGGACAGGGCGCCAATTGCGGTTTTGAGGATTTGACTGTACTGAGTCAGTGCATCGAAGACCACCTCACCCGTGGTGGCAGTCTTTATATTGACCATCGTCAAAATGACAGTTTAAGACCTGATGGTACATCTTCTGGTACGCCCGATGGCAGAGCTGCTGACAGACAACCGCGCAGACTCAAAGAGGGCTCTAGCAATTGGAAGTCAATCTTTGAGGATCTTGTCAATCGTCGTAAGGTCAATTGCGATGCTATAGCCGATATGGCTGTGGAAAACCTCTATGAGATGAGTGACAAAGTGGCAGACCCTCGATTTTTGATGGCTAAAGCTGTTGAAAAAATCCTGGAGAAGAAGTTTCCCGGTGAATACAAGTCACGTTACTCGCTGGTTACTTTTAGCAATGCGCCCTATAAGCTCGCCATGGATGTGGGCATAGTCTGCGATGGCATCCTCAAAGAGTTGTGTGCCGACTTAAAAACTGCCGATGACGTGGACCTGGTCAAAGCCAAGTCTCTCATTGATGAGAGGCTGGCGCCGCTGCTTTTGACCATGCCTAGAGACGCCATGGAGACCGTCAAGGTCTGA
- a CDS encoding trypsin-like peptidase domain-containing protein — protein sequence MGQPGGASERSEDDNKHKSVVPVGDTTLSNPGKPEQNQDVFGHFVQQINSPDVDCKSIYSKPVNARSITALEFDNCYYGQTTSNGRSRELATPVMQPGADGVPRPQMERITTQGTTMDSRRLDVFMHALPAVRPVSFDTATGRKSGTAVTVSEDGLMVTNKHVVDGSNGTINVTMLGKDGKEETRTARVVKVEGKQDLALLQLDRKPGETFLALPLSKETSWRQREPLVEMGNANGEGKISMAKSRYEDMVRQSDIPFDQQPPEVRQGLTMFKLEATVPHGYSGGVVLSVPGSERRSDGKVHRLGTSAIRAITDYSDTDRTAYVIPAARVQELLDQYRRDQAKKK from the coding sequence ATGGGTCAACCGGGCGGCGCCAGTGAGCGCTCTGAGGACGATAATAAGCATAAAAGTGTAGTCCCAGTAGGTGATACTACTTTGTCCAACCCGGGCAAGCCAGAGCAAAACCAGGATGTCTTTGGGCATTTTGTTCAGCAGATTAATTCACCGGATGTTGATTGCAAAAGTATCTATTCCAAGCCTGTCAACGCCAGGTCTATTACAGCTCTCGAATTTGACAATTGCTACTACGGTCAAACCACATCCAACGGACGATCCCGTGAACTAGCTACACCGGTCATGCAGCCTGGTGCTGATGGCGTGCCCCGACCGCAAATGGAGCGCATTACTACTCAGGGTACGACTATGGACAGTCGTCGTCTTGATGTCTTTATGCATGCACTGCCAGCGGTGCGGCCTGTGTCTTTTGATACTGCCACTGGACGCAAAAGCGGCACTGCTGTCACTGTCTCCGAAGACGGACTGATGGTCACCAATAAGCATGTCGTGGACGGTTCAAATGGCACCATCAATGTCACTATGCTGGGTAAAGACGGTAAGGAAGAAACCCGTACAGCTCGTGTAGTCAAAGTCGAAGGCAAGCAAGATCTTGCACTTTTGCAGTTAGATCGCAAACCTGGTGAGACATTTTTGGCCCTGCCGCTGAGTAAAGAGACCAGTTGGCGCCAGCGTGAGCCCCTGGTAGAAATGGGCAACGCCAATGGTGAAGGCAAAATCAGTATGGCCAAATCCAGATACGAGGATATGGTCAGACAAAGTGACATTCCCTTTGACCAGCAGCCGCCTGAAGTGCGGCAGGGTCTTACAATGTTTAAGTTAGAAGCCACAGTGCCACATGGTTATTCGGGCGGAGTGGTATTAAGCGTGCCTGGTTCTGAGCGCCGCAGTGATGGTAAAGTGCACAGATTAGGGACTTCTGCTATAAGAGCGATTACTGATTATAGTGACACCGACCGCACTGCCTATGTGATTCCGGCTGCTCGGGTGCAAGAGTTACTGGATCAATACCGGCGCGATCAAGCCAAAAAGAAGTAG